From Humisphaera borealis, the proteins below share one genomic window:
- a CDS encoding DUF6288 domain-containing protein, with protein sequence MISKIQLVVMHLCLATSGLVAGAAQTPAGPPDLTRGPAIDRKLTYNLGATGLRGWIYTKPANFFESQQGRTTTPSRQILVTHVGAGSPADGVVRVDDVILGTGGTLFSDDARKSIALAIQEAEKETSGGVLKLRLWRSGMTRDVQLKLRVLGTYSPTAPFNCPKSKRIFDDACRMLEKEPLKNDIWGAVNGLALMAAGNPESMPRVSELARKMAPKSLKLELRDGMVVWEWAYRNLFLCEYYLLTGDKEVLHAINEYTVSLAKGQSMYGTYGHGIAHRTADGQLHGSIPPYGPVNAAGLVANVAIVMGKKCGVRDPEVDQAIERGSKYFAYFVDKGAVPYGEHAPWPNHDNNGKNAMAAVLFALQGDQVGPTQYYARMVTASYQNREYGHTGQGFSYLWGALGANAGGPMATAGFFQQASWHLDLVRRSDGSFTYDGGEQFGPGETHDNTYYGRSGYYGLSPNATYVLTYAIPLRKLCITGRDAKQANWLVKKDVADAIASGRFDLDRTGKSARELLTWLGDWSPVVRGWAAEELAKRPEAKAMVPELIALAEGADARLRQGACETLGYLKSAEALPVLGRLLTHEDRWLRVKAANAIKNMRDAARPVLPDMLKAAAKNAEPLQPIEWADPVQISQTELATAIFKGLMRDPKGTDPALLYPAIRAIANSPDGMARATLRDLFENKLTVEDVQALAPDVLAAVRTRCPADTMFGNEIRMGAFKALTKYRFKEGIEAGVIFARTQGGHGSESRTGVIMKEIAAYGTAARTAIPQLKELITELNEQCRKGDFPAGELNQRRVSAVEAAIREIESATTQPELRTVAPPR encoded by the coding sequence TTGATCAGCAAAATCCAACTCGTCGTGATGCATCTTTGCCTGGCGACAAGCGGGCTGGTGGCCGGGGCGGCCCAGACACCGGCCGGTCCGCCGGACCTGACGCGCGGCCCGGCCATCGATCGCAAGCTCACTTACAACCTCGGTGCGACGGGACTGCGCGGCTGGATCTACACCAAGCCCGCCAACTTCTTCGAAAGCCAGCAGGGTCGGACCACCACACCCAGCCGGCAGATCCTGGTTACCCATGTGGGTGCCGGGTCGCCGGCGGACGGCGTGGTGCGGGTGGACGATGTGATCCTCGGCACCGGCGGCACGCTCTTCAGCGACGATGCCCGCAAGAGCATCGCGCTCGCGATCCAGGAAGCCGAGAAGGAGACGTCCGGCGGCGTTCTGAAGCTGCGGCTCTGGCGATCCGGAATGACGCGCGACGTCCAGCTGAAGCTTCGCGTCCTGGGGACCTACAGCCCGACCGCGCCATTCAACTGCCCCAAATCCAAACGCATCTTCGACGACGCCTGTCGGATGCTGGAGAAGGAGCCGCTCAAGAACGACATCTGGGGTGCCGTCAACGGCCTGGCGCTGATGGCGGCCGGCAATCCCGAATCGATGCCGCGCGTCAGCGAGCTAGCCCGCAAGATGGCGCCGAAGTCTTTGAAGCTGGAACTTCGCGACGGCATGGTCGTGTGGGAATGGGCGTATCGCAACCTGTTCCTGTGCGAGTACTACCTGCTCACCGGCGACAAAGAGGTGCTGCACGCGATCAATGAGTACACGGTGTCGCTGGCCAAGGGCCAGAGCATGTACGGCACCTACGGACACGGCATCGCCCATCGCACGGCCGACGGCCAGCTTCATGGTTCCATTCCGCCGTACGGCCCGGTGAACGCGGCGGGGCTGGTCGCGAACGTGGCAATCGTCATGGGGAAGAAGTGCGGCGTGCGTGATCCGGAGGTCGATCAGGCGATCGAACGGGGGTCGAAATACTTCGCCTATTTCGTGGACAAGGGTGCCGTTCCCTACGGCGAGCATGCCCCCTGGCCCAACCATGACAACAACGGCAAGAACGCCATGGCGGCCGTGCTGTTTGCGCTCCAGGGAGACCAGGTCGGCCCGACGCAGTACTACGCCAGGATGGTGACCGCGTCGTACCAGAACCGCGAGTACGGCCACACCGGCCAGGGTTTCAGCTACCTCTGGGGCGCGCTGGGCGCCAATGCCGGCGGGCCGATGGCGACGGCAGGATTCTTTCAGCAGGCGTCGTGGCATCTGGACCTGGTCCGCCGGTCTGACGGCTCGTTCACCTACGACGGCGGCGAGCAATTCGGCCCCGGCGAAACCCACGACAACACCTACTACGGCAGGAGCGGCTACTACGGCCTGAGCCCCAACGCGACGTACGTCCTGACCTACGCCATTCCTCTCCGGAAACTCTGCATCACCGGTCGGGATGCGAAGCAGGCCAACTGGCTTGTTAAGAAGGATGTCGCAGACGCGATCGCGTCGGGGCGGTTCGACCTTGATCGCACCGGCAAGTCGGCTCGCGAACTCCTCACCTGGCTTGGCGACTGGTCGCCGGTCGTGCGGGGGTGGGCCGCCGAAGAGCTGGCCAAACGTCCCGAGGCCAAGGCGATGGTGCCGGAACTGATCGCCCTGGCCGAAGGTGCCGACGCCCGGCTGCGACAGGGTGCCTGCGAAACGCTCGGCTACCTTAAGAGTGCCGAGGCCCTCCCCGTTCTCGGAAGGCTGCTGACGCACGAAGACCGCTGGCTTCGCGTCAAAGCGGCCAACGCAATCAAGAACATGCGCGACGCGGCCAGGCCGGTGCTGCCCGACATGCTCAAGGCGGCTGCGAAGAATGCCGAGCCTCTCCAGCCCATTGAATGGGCCGACCCGGTGCAGATCTCGCAGACCGAGTTGGCCACCGCGATCTTCAAGGGCCTGATGCGCGACCCGAAGGGAACCGACCCTGCGTTGCTGTATCCGGCGATCCGCGCCATCGCCAACAGCCCCGACGGCATGGCCCGGGCCACGCTGCGAGATCTGTTCGAAAACAAGCTCACTGTCGAAGACGTCCAGGCGTTGGCGCCCGACGTCCTCGCCGCGGTCCGCACCCGCTGCCCGGCCGACACGATGTTCGGCAACGAGATTCGGATGGGCGCTTTCAAGGCGCTGACGAAGTATCGATTCAAAGAGGGCATCGAAGCCGGTGTCATTTTCGCAAGAACGCAGGGCGGTCACGGGAGTGAATCGCGCACCGGCGTGATCATGAAAGAGATCGCCGCCTACGGAACCGCCGCCCGCACCGCCATCCCACAATTGAAAGAGTTGATTACCGAGTTGAATGAGCAATGCCGAAAAGGGGACTTCCCGGCCGGCGAACTCAATCAACGGCGGGTGTCGGCCGTTGAGGCGGCGATCCGGGAGATCGAGTCGGCGACCACGCAACCGGAGCTTCGGACCGTCGCGCCGCCACGCTGA